In a single window of the Gemmatimonadota bacterium genome:
- a CDS encoding iron-sulfur cluster assembly scaffold protein — translation MSDGYSKILRDHFENPRNVGALDTPDAVGFAENPASGATLSLHLAIKDGAIDRARFRAQGCAATIASGSVLTEWMVGKTPVQACKIARADIETALGGLPPTRKHAADLAVDAVHNALGKLARQT, via the coding sequence ATGTCTGACGGTTACTCCAAGATTTTACGGGATCATTTTGAAAATCCCAGAAATGTCGGCGCATTGGACACGCCCGATGCGGTTGGATTTGCAGAAAATCCCGCTTCGGGGGCAACCCTATCCCTGCATCTTGCCATCAAAGACGGCGCTATCGATCGCGCGCGCTTCCGCGCACAGGGATGTGCTGCAACCATTGCTTCGGGATCTGTGCTCACGGAATGGATGGTTGGCAAAACGCCTGTTCAGGCGTGCAAAATCGCTCGTGCCGATATCGAAACCGCGCTTGGCGGCTTGCCCCCCACGCGAAAACACGCCGCGGATCTGGCGGTAGATGCGGTTCACAACGCACTTGGCAAACTGGCTCGTCAGACCTGA
- the queG gene encoding tRNA epoxyqueuosine(34) reductase QueG, with protein sequence MTHRIKNAARRLGFDPVGIASVDPPQHWAFYQKWLGMGYAGEMGYLARNLDRRSDIRQILPDAKSVLCVGLNYQPRFDGSDNGGAPKGQIGRYARGDDYHTVMKDRLLQLLSEIQQIEPSAEGRVYVDTGPILERDFAARAGLGWFGKHTCLIDKGRGSYFFLGEIILNLDLEIDRPQPDHCGTCTQCLDACPTDAIPEPYVVDSRRCISYLTIELKGAIPRDLRSDMGNWVFGCDICQEVCPWNIKHAKPTSENAFQAREGLNAPALTDLLHMDQEAFSKRFKNSPIKRAKRRGLLRNVAVALGNVGSKSEVPALANALQDDEPLVRQHAAWALGKIGGERARRALDKALLYERDAEVIEEIRLAKKK encoded by the coding sequence ATGACCCATCGGATTAAGAACGCGGCGCGGCGTTTGGGATTTGATCCCGTGGGGATTGCATCCGTAGATCCCCCGCAACACTGGGCATTTTATCAAAAGTGGTTGGGAATGGGCTACGCGGGGGAAATGGGGTATCTGGCACGCAACCTGGACCGGCGGTCAGATATTCGCCAGATCCTTCCAGACGCCAAATCAGTACTGTGTGTGGGGCTTAATTATCAGCCTCGCTTCGATGGATCTGATAATGGCGGTGCGCCCAAAGGGCAGATTGGCCGCTATGCGCGTGGCGATGACTACCACACCGTCATGAAAGACCGCTTGCTACAACTCCTATCTGAAATTCAGCAAATCGAACCCTCTGCTGAAGGACGAGTCTATGTCGATACCGGACCTATTCTGGAGCGCGATTTCGCCGCTCGAGCCGGGCTGGGCTGGTTTGGAAAACACACTTGCTTGATTGACAAAGGCCGCGGATCCTATTTTTTTTTAGGCGAGATTATTCTGAATCTCGATCTCGAGATCGATCGACCGCAACCCGATCACTGCGGCACTTGTACGCAGTGCCTGGATGCGTGTCCAACAGATGCTATTCCAGAACCTTATGTCGTGGATTCGCGTCGGTGTATTTCCTATTTGACCATTGAATTGAAAGGCGCTATTCCGCGGGATTTGAGATCGGATATGGGCAACTGGGTCTTTGGGTGTGATATCTGTCAGGAAGTATGTCCCTGGAACATCAAACACGCAAAACCAACCTCTGAGAATGCTTTTCAAGCGCGCGAGGGCTTAAATGCGCCCGCGCTGACCGACTTGCTCCACATGGATCAAGAGGCTTTTTCAAAGCGATTCAAAAACAGCCCGATCAAACGCGCCAAACGGCGTGGATTATTGCGAAATGTTGCCGTAGCACTGGGCAATGTGGGAAGCAAATCTGAAGTTCCCGCCCTGGCAAATGCCCTGCAAGATGACGAACCACTCGTGCGACAACACGCGGCCTGGGCACTGGGCAAAATTGGGGGCGAGCGAGCGAGACGGGCACTTGATAAAGCACTGTTGTATGAACGCGATGCAGAAGTAATCGAAGAGATTCGTTTGGCAAAAAAAAAATAA
- the miaB gene encoding tRNA (N6-isopentenyl adenosine(37)-C2)-methylthiotransferase MiaB, giving the protein MSALLDIELDGRAVQTEPDIPVAPMSGQKVFIETYGCQMNVSDTELMQGILKQSGYTSAHRPEDADVIVLNTCAIREHAEERIRGRLGQLRKLKYRRPDLIMGVSGCMAKHVSESLMNDAPYVDLVVGPDSYRRLPELIAEARGDSALDVRLDRGEYYMDIDPLREEGSNAWITIMRGCDKFCTFCIVPYVRGRERSVPAREIVRQARAAADAGFREVTLLGQTVNSYRDGTCDFADLLSMIARIEGIDRIRFTSPHPSDFSAKFIEIMAREKKICRFIHLPVQSGSNRVLKAMERSYTVEDYLALVDDLRSAMPDLCLSTDIIAGFSGETQTDFEATLALMAQVRYDSAFMFKYSARKGTVAFREMPDTVSEEEKVQRLETIIAQQNRISEEINATYIGRTLEVLVQGNARKGEDFAVGKSDGFKTVVFPREGVADNALTNVEITQTTLRTLTGRRV; this is encoded by the coding sequence GTGAGCGCATTGCTCGATATCGAATTAGACGGTCGCGCCGTACAAACCGAGCCCGATATACCTGTCGCGCCTATGTCTGGGCAAAAGGTTTTTATCGAGACGTACGGTTGCCAGATGAATGTATCAGATACAGAATTGATGCAGGGCATTTTGAAGCAATCGGGCTATACCTCTGCCCATCGTCCAGAAGATGCCGATGTCATTGTGCTGAACACCTGCGCGATACGCGAACACGCCGAAGAGCGAATAAGGGGCAGGTTGGGGCAATTGCGCAAGCTGAAGTATCGGCGTCCAGATCTGATTATGGGGGTATCAGGGTGCATGGCCAAGCACGTTTCAGAATCCCTGATGAACGACGCGCCCTACGTCGATCTCGTCGTGGGGCCAGATTCGTATCGGCGGCTGCCCGAACTCATTGCCGAAGCGCGTGGCGATTCAGCTCTGGATGTGCGTTTGGATCGCGGCGAATACTATATGGACATCGACCCCTTGCGCGAAGAGGGCAGCAATGCCTGGATCACCATTATGCGCGGATGCGATAAGTTTTGCACATTCTGCATCGTGCCCTACGTGCGCGGCAGAGAGCGCAGTGTACCGGCACGCGAAATTGTCAGACAGGCTCGTGCTGCTGCCGATGCGGGTTTTCGAGAAGTCACCTTATTGGGCCAAACCGTCAATTCTTATCGCGATGGCACCTGCGATTTTGCCGATTTACTTTCGATGATTGCGCGCATAGAAGGCATTGACCGCATTCGCTTTACCTCGCCCCATCCGAGTGATTTCTCTGCAAAATTTATTGAAATAATGGCACGGGAAAAGAAAATTTGCCGCTTTATTCATCTACCCGTGCAGTCGGGGTCAAACCGCGTTCTAAAAGCGATGGAGCGCAGCTATACGGTCGAAGATTATCTCGCCCTGGTCGATGATTTGCGCAGCGCAATGCCAGATCTGTGTTTGAGTACAGATATTATCGCTGGCTTTTCCGGCGAAACCCAAACCGACTTTGAAGCTACGCTGGCATTAATGGCGCAGGTGCGTTATGATTCCGCATTTATGTTTAAGTACTCAGCTCGAAAAGGCACAGTCGCTTTCCGCGAGATGCCCGATACGGTATCAGAAGAAGAAAAGGTACAAAGGCTCGAAACCATTATAGCACAACAAAATCGCATTTCCGAAGAAATCAATGCCACATATATTGGTCGCACACTCGAGGTTTTGGTACAGGGAAACGCCCGCAAAGGCGAGGATTTCGCCGTGGGAAAATCCGATGGTTTTAAGACGGTCGTATTTCCCCGTGAGGGCGTCGCAGACAACGCGCTGACCAATGTCGAGATCACCCAAACGACTTTGCGCACACTGACCGGACGGAGGGTGTAA